A window from Micromonospora profundi encodes these proteins:
- a CDS encoding class I SAM-dependent methyltransferase yields the protein MSGTARRRPLGVVTRGTTNPNRLRRVDNWIVATCADRLRAAADPLVVDLGFGATPVTAVELRARLAAGVRPDVRLVGLEIDPARVAAATPAADPPGLTFARGGFELAGLRPVLVRAFNVLRQYDEREVPEAWRTMTAALAPSGALVEGTCDELGRLASWLLIDAEGPQTLTLAAKLTTLGSPAELAERLPKALIHRNVPGEPVYDLIGALDDAWRAAAPYAPFGPRQRWLRAVAQLRETGWPVLHGPHRWRHGELTLPWPPRG from the coding sequence ATGAGCGGGACGGCGCGACGCCGGCCGCTCGGCGTTGTCACCCGGGGCACCACGAACCCGAACCGGCTCCGCCGGGTGGACAACTGGATCGTGGCCACCTGCGCCGACCGGCTGCGGGCTGCGGCCGACCCGCTCGTGGTCGACCTCGGCTTCGGTGCCACCCCGGTGACCGCCGTGGAGCTGCGGGCACGGTTGGCCGCGGGCGTCCGTCCGGACGTACGCCTGGTCGGGCTGGAGATCGATCCGGCCCGGGTGGCCGCCGCGACGCCGGCCGCCGACCCGCCGGGCCTGACCTTCGCCCGAGGTGGCTTCGAGCTGGCCGGATTGCGGCCGGTGCTGGTCCGCGCGTTCAACGTCCTGCGACAGTACGACGAGCGCGAGGTGCCCGAGGCGTGGCGGACGATGACCGCCGCCCTCGCCCCGAGCGGCGCGCTCGTCGAGGGCACCTGTGACGAGCTGGGCCGGCTCGCGAGCTGGCTGCTGATCGACGCCGAAGGCCCGCAGACGCTGACACTCGCCGCGAAACTCACGACCCTGGGCAGCCCCGCCGAGCTGGCCGAACGACTGCCCAAGGCGTTGATCCACCGCAACGTCCCCGGTGAGCCGGTGTACGACCTGATCGGCGCGTTGGACGACGCCTGGCGTGCCGCCGCCCCCTACGCGCCGTTCGGGCCGCGTCAACGGTGGCTGCGAGCCGTGGCCCAACTGCGCGAGACGGGCTGGCCCGTCCTCCACGGCCCGCACCGCTGGCGCCACGGCGAGCTGACCCTCCCCTGGCCACCGCGCGGCTGA
- a CDS encoding YbjN domain-containing protein, which produces MSPKSDLASLIESVCAERDLVWESTGPGSYAVTLPGTHKLKTICNLIVGEHALRIEAFVMRQPDERREELWAWLLQRNARMYGVSFSTDKVGDVYLTGRVNPAGVDADELDRLLGAVLTYSDESFDTMLEIGFGSSIRREYEWRVKRGESTANLAAFAHLFEPSGTGPDPA; this is translated from the coding sequence GTGAGCCCGAAAAGCGATCTCGCGTCCCTGATCGAGTCGGTGTGCGCCGAGCGTGACCTGGTGTGGGAATCGACGGGCCCCGGCTCGTACGCGGTGACCCTGCCAGGCACCCACAAGCTCAAGACGATCTGCAACCTGATCGTCGGGGAGCACGCGCTGCGGATCGAGGCGTTCGTGATGCGCCAGCCCGACGAGCGCCGCGAGGAGCTGTGGGCCTGGCTGTTGCAGCGCAACGCCCGGATGTACGGCGTCTCCTTCTCCACCGACAAGGTCGGCGACGTGTATCTGACCGGGCGGGTCAACCCGGCCGGTGTGGACGCCGACGAACTGGACCGGCTGCTCGGCGCGGTGCTCACGTACTCCGACGAGTCGTTCGACACGATGCTGGAGATCGGCTTCGGCAGCTCCATCCGGCGCGAGTACGAGTGGCGGGTCAAGCGCGGCGAGTCGACAGCGAACCTGGCCGCCTTCGCCCACCTCTTCGAACCGTCCGGCACCGGTCCCGACCCGGCCTGA
- a CDS encoding SDR family oxidoreductase, which produces MTSVAIVTGASSGIGAATARRLAADGFYVLAAARRTDRLAGLVTEITSAGGQATAVTCDVTSDESVAGLAEAAARAPGPVTLLVNNAGGARGLDPVESGSVDDWQWMYDVNVLGTLRVTQALLPALEASGSGTIVVVSSTAGLTVYEGGGGYTAAKHAQTAIAGTLRLELCGRPLRVIEIDPGMVKTDEFGLVRFEGDADRAAAVYAGVPDPLVAEDVADCIAWCATRPEHVNVDRLVVRPRAQAAQHKVHRVNP; this is translated from the coding sequence ATGACCTCTGTCGCCATCGTCACCGGAGCGTCCAGCGGGATCGGGGCGGCCACCGCCCGCCGGCTCGCCGCCGACGGTTTTTACGTGCTCGCCGCCGCCCGCCGCACCGACCGGCTCGCCGGTCTGGTCACCGAGATCACCTCCGCCGGCGGTCAGGCAACCGCGGTGACCTGCGACGTCACCTCGGACGAGTCGGTAGCCGGGCTCGCCGAGGCGGCGGCGCGGGCACCCGGGCCGGTTACCCTGCTGGTGAACAACGCCGGCGGCGCGCGCGGTCTGGACCCGGTGGAGTCCGGCTCCGTCGACGACTGGCAGTGGATGTACGACGTGAACGTGCTCGGCACGCTGCGGGTGACCCAGGCGCTGCTGCCGGCGCTGGAGGCGTCCGGTTCGGGGACCATCGTCGTGGTCTCCTCCACGGCCGGGCTGACGGTGTACGAGGGCGGTGGCGGGTACACCGCCGCGAAGCACGCGCAGACCGCCATCGCGGGAACGTTGCGGCTGGAGCTGTGCGGCCGGCCGCTGCGGGTGATCGAGATCGACCCCGGGATGGTGAAGACAGACGAGTTCGGGCTGGTCCGCTTCGAGGGCGACGCGGACCGGGCGGCTGCCGTCTACGCAGGGGTTCCCGATCCGCTTGTCGCCGAGGACGTGGCGGACTGCATCGCCTGGTGCGCCACCCGCCCCGAGCATGTGAACGTGGATCGGCTGGTGGTACGGCCGAGGGCGCAGGCCGCGCAGCACAAGGTGCACCGCGTCAACCCGTGA
- the mshA gene encoding D-inositol-3-phosphate glycosyltransferase — translation MAEVHTGVGRQRGARPWPRPRRIATLSVHTSPLHQPGTGDAGGMNVYILEVARRLAEANVEVEIFTRATSGDLPPVTEMAPGVQVRHITSGPLEGLTKEELPGQLCAFTAGVLRAEASRPPGHYDLIHSHYWLSGQVGWLAKERWGVPLVHTAHTLAKVKNAQLAAGDRPEPKARVIGEEQVVAEADRLVANTRVEARDLVERYDADPSQVAVVQPGVDLARFRPAPGDRHVAAQAARRRLGLPVDGYLVAFVGRIQPLKAPDVLIRAVAALRERDPALADQVTVAICGGPSGSGLDRPTALIELASTLGVSDRIRFLPPRTGDDLPALYRAADLVAVPSHNESFGLVALEAQACGTPVLAAAVGGLVTAVRDQVSGVLIDGHDPVNWARALARLLPDRARRAVLGRGAEQHARHFSWDRTVSGLLDVYGEAVAARRARLAADLAGDPALSCSW, via the coding sequence GTGGCGGAAGTGCACACCGGTGTCGGTCGTCAGCGAGGTGCTCGACCGTGGCCCCGGCCGCGTCGCATCGCCACCCTGTCCGTACACACCTCCCCGCTGCACCAGCCCGGCACGGGCGACGCCGGCGGGATGAACGTCTACATCCTGGAGGTCGCCCGGCGGCTCGCCGAGGCCAACGTCGAGGTGGAGATCTTCACCCGGGCAACCTCTGGTGACCTGCCCCCGGTGACCGAGATGGCCCCCGGTGTGCAGGTCCGGCACATCACCTCCGGCCCCCTGGAAGGGCTCACCAAGGAGGAACTGCCCGGCCAGCTCTGCGCCTTCACCGCAGGGGTGCTGCGCGCCGAGGCATCCCGGCCACCCGGTCACTACGACCTGATCCACTCCCACTACTGGCTCTCCGGGCAGGTCGGTTGGCTGGCCAAGGAACGTTGGGGAGTGCCGCTGGTACACACCGCGCACACCCTGGCGAAGGTCAAGAACGCCCAGCTCGCGGCCGGGGATCGTCCGGAGCCCAAGGCCCGGGTGATCGGCGAGGAGCAGGTGGTCGCGGAGGCGGACCGCCTGGTCGCCAACACCCGCGTGGAGGCCCGCGACCTGGTCGAGCGGTACGACGCCGACCCCAGCCAGGTCGCCGTCGTGCAGCCCGGCGTCGACCTGGCACGGTTCCGGCCCGCTCCCGGCGACCGGCACGTGGCCGCACAGGCCGCCCGTCGCCGCCTCGGGCTCCCCGTCGACGGGTACCTGGTGGCCTTCGTCGGCCGGATCCAGCCCCTGAAGGCACCCGACGTGCTGATCCGCGCGGTCGCCGCGCTGCGCGAGCGTGACCCGGCCCTGGCCGATCAGGTGACTGTCGCGATCTGCGGAGGGCCCAGCGGCAGCGGTCTGGACCGGCCGACGGCACTTATCGAGTTGGCCAGCACGCTGGGAGTCAGCGACCGGATCCGCTTCCTGCCGCCGCGCACCGGCGACGACCTGCCGGCCCTGTACCGGGCCGCCGACCTGGTCGCGGTGCCGTCGCACAACGAATCCTTCGGCCTGGTCGCGCTCGAGGCACAGGCCTGCGGTACGCCGGTGCTGGCCGCAGCCGTCGGCGGGCTTGTCACCGCCGTACGGGACCAGGTGAGCGGGGTGCTCATCGACGGGCACGACCCGGTGAACTGGGCCCGCGCGCTGGCCCGCCTGCTTCCCGACCGGGCCCGCAGGGCGGTGCTCGGCCGGGGCGCCGAACAGCACGCCCGGCACTTCTCCTGGGATCGCACGGTCTCGGGCCTGCTCGACGTCTACGGCGAGGCGGTCGCCGCGCGCCGCGCACGGCTCGCCGCCGACCTGGCGGGTGACCCGGCGCTGTCCTGCTCCTGGTGA